Proteins found in one Pseudomonas mosselii genomic segment:
- a CDS encoding transcriptional regulator, with protein MNPTPLERAIHAAGSGKALADLLGVTPMAVSYWKTRGVPARQALPIEKATGVSRHELRPDLYPSEAA; from the coding sequence ATGAATCCCACACCTCTGGAACGCGCAATCCATGCCGCCGGCTCGGGTAAGGCCCTTGCCGATCTGCTGGGCGTTACGCCGATGGCTGTTTCCTATTGGAAAACCAGAGGCGTGCCGGCCCGCCAGGCGCTTCCTATCGAGAAAGCCACTGGCGTTTCGCGCCACGAGCTTCGCCCAGATCTTTACCCATCTGAAGCCGCATAA
- a CDS encoding DUF2280 domain-containing protein translates to MAALTNEVKGFIVQALACFDTPTQVVEAVKSEFGQVVTRQQVESHDPTKACSKGLAKRWVIMFEDTRKRFREETAEIPIANRAFRLRALGRMAEKAESMKNMALTAQLLEQAAKEVGDVYVNRQTKTDVPQDNQVPTSIRVEVVNARKPDADA, encoded by the coding sequence ATGGCAGCCCTGACAAATGAGGTGAAGGGCTTCATCGTTCAGGCCCTTGCGTGCTTCGACACACCAACCCAGGTAGTGGAGGCCGTCAAGAGTGAATTCGGCCAGGTGGTGACCCGCCAGCAGGTGGAAAGTCACGACCCAACCAAGGCCTGTAGCAAGGGCTTGGCCAAGCGTTGGGTAATCATGTTTGAAGACACCCGCAAGCGTTTCCGTGAGGAGACAGCAGAGATACCCATCGCCAACCGTGCCTTTCGCCTCCGCGCGCTGGGCAGGATGGCCGAGAAAGCCGAGTCGATGAAGAACATGGCCTTGACTGCCCAGTTGCTGGAGCAGGCGGCCAAAGAGGTCGGCGATGTCTACGTGAATCGGCAGACCAAGACAGACGTACCGCAGGACAACCAGGTGCCGACCAGCATCCGGGTCGAGGTAGTGAACGCGAGGAAGCCAGATGCCGACGCTTAA
- a CDS encoding putative holin produces MADAATPAACAVVGAGGIALASCLPTIDLNAVVCAFGSSLLFVLWAKDLTLWQRLGYLLVGWIGGYYGSAEILAQAWTKTSGIAAFGCGLVTVLVSISVLESFNTGKLPKWVTELPAAIGSLFPKRGGQ; encoded by the coding sequence ATGGCCGATGCCGCTACCCCAGCAGCTTGTGCGGTTGTAGGGGCTGGAGGTATCGCCCTTGCCAGCTGCCTGCCAACGATTGACCTGAATGCCGTTGTCTGCGCCTTCGGGAGCTCGCTGCTCTTTGTCCTCTGGGCCAAGGACTTGACCCTATGGCAGCGCCTGGGTTACCTCCTGGTCGGCTGGATCGGCGGGTACTACGGCTCTGCCGAGATCCTGGCCCAGGCCTGGACGAAGACCAGCGGTATCGCGGCATTCGGCTGCGGCCTCGTGACGGTCCTGGTGAGTATCAGCGTTCTGGAGTCGTTCAACACCGGCAAACTGCCGAAGTGGGTAACCGAGCTGCCAGCAGCGATTGGCAGCCTGTTCCCCAAGCGAGGGGGCCAATGA
- a CDS encoding replication protein P, producing MSAQPKLRSVTQIMATARNLPAEVQAPAKQLDPGTTEVVNALFKELQAIFPAWKQAWPDDEALKAAKRSWIKSFVAAGINTLEQIRFGIQKCRVLGTDFAPSSGKFIKLCQPTPEEMGIPPLARALAEALENFHPSRAGSRVWTHAAVRHAALQCEAQNLASMEVERAEKVFARAYDITIRMLVAGEPLGDIATGIGHDSQKGLAQLADEYAAQRQVRLLEIQQIPTSAAQCRASLLAKLNIKRAGKPAGEGV from the coding sequence ATGAGCGCACAACCGAAACTGCGCAGCGTGACGCAGATCATGGCCACGGCCCGCAACCTGCCGGCCGAGGTCCAGGCCCCGGCCAAGCAGCTCGACCCGGGCACCACCGAAGTGGTCAACGCCCTGTTCAAGGAGCTGCAGGCCATTTTCCCGGCGTGGAAGCAGGCCTGGCCGGATGACGAGGCCCTGAAGGCTGCCAAGCGCAGCTGGATCAAGTCCTTCGTCGCCGCTGGCATCAACACGCTCGAGCAGATCCGCTTCGGCATCCAGAAGTGCCGTGTGCTGGGCACTGACTTCGCCCCGAGCAGTGGCAAGTTCATCAAGCTGTGCCAGCCGACGCCGGAAGAGATGGGCATTCCGCCGCTTGCGCGGGCCCTGGCAGAGGCGCTGGAGAACTTCCACCCCAGCAGGGCAGGGTCACGTGTTTGGACGCATGCAGCGGTGCGCCACGCGGCCCTGCAGTGCGAGGCGCAAAACCTGGCTTCGATGGAGGTGGAGCGGGCCGAGAAGGTGTTCGCCCGGGCCTACGACATCACCATCCGCATGTTGGTGGCCGGGGAGCCACTGGGGGACATCGCCACCGGCATCGGCCACGACAGCCAGAAGGGCCTGGCCCAGCTCGCTGACGAGTACGCCGCCCAGCGCCAGGTACGGCTGCTGGAGATCCAGCAGATCCCAACCAGCGCCGCCCAGTGCCGCGCCAGCCTGCTGGCCAAGTTGAACATCAAGCGCGCCGGGAAGCCGGCCGGGGAGGGTGTATGA
- a CDS encoding recombination protein NinG translates to MRTAEVKPKKCKAPGCGKHFKPTMTTQKVCSIACAKAMAKDPKLQKIAAKAITRQAREDLKERREKLKDRREHLAEAQKVFNAYIRERDAGLPCISCDSLPSDHNLITGSRWDAGHYRSVGACPELRFEPLNVHRQCVKCNRNLSGNAVEYRIRLVKRIGADRVDWLEGPHKPQRLAIEDLQAIKALYRQKLRDLKRAAA, encoded by the coding sequence ATGCGCACAGCAGAAGTGAAGCCGAAGAAGTGCAAGGCGCCAGGCTGCGGCAAGCACTTCAAACCGACCATGACCACGCAGAAGGTATGCAGCATCGCCTGCGCCAAGGCCATGGCCAAGGATCCCAAGCTGCAGAAGATCGCGGCCAAGGCCATCACCCGGCAGGCCCGGGAAGACCTCAAGGAGCGCCGGGAGAAGCTGAAAGATCGGCGCGAGCATCTAGCCGAAGCGCAGAAGGTGTTCAACGCCTACATCCGTGAGCGCGACGCCGGGCTGCCGTGCATCAGCTGCGATTCGCTGCCAAGCGACCACAACCTCATCACCGGCAGCCGCTGGGACGCCGGCCATTACCGGTCCGTGGGCGCCTGCCCGGAGCTGCGCTTCGAGCCGCTCAACGTCCACCGCCAGTGCGTGAAGTGCAACCGGAACCTGTCGGGTAACGCGGTCGAGTACCGCATCCGGTTGGTGAAGCGCATCGGCGCCGACCGAGTCGACTGGCTCGAAGGGCCTCATAAGCCCCAGCGCCTGGCCATCGAAGACCTGCAGGCCATCAAGGCCCTGTACCGCCAGAAACTCCGTGACCTCAAGAGGGCAGCAGCATGA
- a CDS encoding putative metallopeptidase, with amino-acid sequence MSRPMPPAELLESPFLILAPAPEVWEWIQAEILSATGSIHNEEHAHLIDANIGVLWASSSFSKKGRSVLGQAEQLMIRAGGWQKARQEQQMRAWFGGEPEFLITLAGDYCAQCSEAEFCSLVEHELYHIGHKLDKYGSPAFGDDGMPKLEMRGHDVEEFVGVVRRYGASHDVQQLIDAASRPPEVAKINISRACGTCLLRSA; translated from the coding sequence ATGAGCAGACCGATGCCGCCGGCTGAGCTGCTTGAATCGCCATTCCTGATCCTCGCGCCGGCTCCAGAAGTGTGGGAGTGGATACAGGCGGAGATCCTCTCCGCTACTGGCAGCATCCACAACGAAGAGCATGCTCACCTCATCGACGCCAACATCGGCGTGCTTTGGGCTTCCTCCTCGTTCAGCAAGAAGGGTCGCAGCGTTCTTGGCCAGGCCGAGCAACTGATGATCCGTGCCGGGGGATGGCAGAAGGCTCGCCAGGAGCAGCAGATGCGCGCTTGGTTTGGAGGGGAGCCTGAGTTCCTCATCACGCTGGCGGGTGACTACTGCGCCCAGTGCAGCGAGGCCGAGTTCTGCTCGCTGGTCGAACACGAGCTGTATCACATCGGGCACAAGCTCGATAAGTACGGCTCCCCAGCGTTCGGCGATGACGGCATGCCCAAGCTCGAGATGCGTGGCCATGACGTCGAAGAGTTCGTCGGAGTGGTGAGGCGCTACGGTGCAAGCCACGACGTACAGCAGCTGATAGACGCTGCAAGCCGGCCGCCTGAGGTGGCCAAGATCAACATTTCGAGGGCCTGCGGAACCTGTCTACTGAGGTCGGCCTGA
- a CDS encoding LexA family transcriptional regulator encodes MQLQRVSNTELAARLGTRLQNINNWFIRGVPASKMMAAARSLGLRYEWLETGEGSPREPDQNEHPDAGHMRLWDDETPMEDDEVAVPFLREVELAAGSGRFAIEESEKATLRFGKRSLRNNGVQYENARCVTVRGNSMMPILRDGATVGVNTGRTSFADIVDGDLYVINHNGQLRVKQLYRLPTGIRLRSFNRDEHPDEDYSYQDMQEENMVILGHVFWWGMYAR; translated from the coding sequence ATGCAGCTGCAGCGCGTCTCTAACACCGAGCTGGCGGCACGTCTTGGCACTAGGCTGCAGAACATCAACAACTGGTTCATCCGGGGTGTGCCGGCATCAAAAATGATGGCTGCCGCTCGATCCCTTGGGCTGCGCTATGAATGGCTTGAAACTGGAGAGGGCTCACCGAGGGAGCCTGACCAGAATGAACACCCTGACGCCGGGCATATGCGGCTGTGGGACGACGAAACCCCAATGGAAGATGATGAGGTGGCAGTGCCGTTCCTGCGCGAAGTTGAGCTGGCTGCTGGGTCTGGTCGGTTTGCGATCGAGGAAAGCGAGAAGGCCACGCTTCGATTCGGGAAGCGCAGCTTGCGCAACAACGGCGTTCAGTACGAGAACGCTCGATGTGTGACGGTGCGCGGCAACAGCATGATGCCGATCCTTCGTGACGGGGCTACGGTCGGGGTAAACACTGGCAGGACCTCGTTTGCCGACATCGTCGATGGTGACCTCTATGTCATCAATCACAACGGCCAGCTGCGTGTGAAGCAGCTGTATCGACTTCCCACTGGTATCCGCCTGCGCAGCTTTAACCGGGACGAACACCCAGACGAGGATTACAGCTACCAGGACATGCAGGAGGAGAACATGGTTATCCTTGGGCATGTTTTCTGGTGGGGCATGTATGCCAGGTGA
- a CDS encoding DUF551 domain-containing protein, protein MSGWQAIDSAPRDGTEIILRKGDRVTAGAWIEWSKSEASFNSRGDYLGQDEYDSGAHWASWDGGFCEDDEPTHWQPLPSPPTE, encoded by the coding sequence ATGAGCGGCTGGCAGGCGATCGACTCAGCGCCGCGTGACGGCACCGAGATCATCCTGCGCAAAGGGGATCGAGTCACTGCCGGCGCTTGGATTGAGTGGAGCAAGTCCGAAGCCTCATTCAACAGTCGCGGCGACTATCTCGGCCAAGACGAATACGACTCTGGCGCGCACTGGGCGTCTTGGGATGGCGGCTTCTGTGAAGACGACGAGCCAACCCACTGGCAGCCCCTCCCTTCCCCACCCACCGAGTAA
- a CDS encoding phage holin family protein yields MTLDQTITLAHAGFCGGICFVIAFMYRRGGSSYKFLPSLCAFCLASLFGQEWLSIIGAILLYGQWPVTSVPSTLIFGILFILALRSKGNVARLFDQSRRR; encoded by the coding sequence ATGACCCTAGACCAAACCATCACCCTGGCTCATGCCGGGTTCTGCGGCGGGATCTGCTTCGTCATCGCGTTCATGTACCGGCGGGGCGGCTCGAGCTACAAGTTCTTGCCCAGCCTGTGCGCCTTCTGCCTGGCCTCCCTGTTTGGCCAGGAGTGGCTGAGCATCATCGGCGCGATCCTGCTGTATGGGCAGTGGCCGGTCACATCCGTGCCCAGCACGCTGATCTTCGGGATCCTGTTCATCCTGGCGCTGCGCTCGAAGGGCAACGTGGCCAGGTTGTTCGATCAGTCGCGGCGGCGGTAA
- a CDS encoding Rha family transcriptional regulator yields the protein MHLGSQINTVALAPQNANHDFVARTMSSREIADLVEARHNDVVATIERLFSKNLLRSSRKSRREATGGRPIEVYDLIERDTHLVVAGYSDEHRARVIDRWQELEAKAAPSAPADLSKLEILQMALESEKARVLLTVQVEAQAKKIGHLENLFKEGMSHVQFCKGLNGVNVMQVGHFLEGRNWLYNESKSGTRYRVAAYARDKYMTEHQQEITPHGKEAFISYTPILLRKGAVRLYELYLAGELPMKKNWDGLHTHDKAVRGAA from the coding sequence ATGCACCTTGGTAGCCAAATCAATACCGTGGCCCTCGCGCCACAAAACGCGAACCACGATTTCGTGGCGCGCACGATGTCATCGCGTGAAATCGCTGACTTGGTAGAGGCGCGCCACAACGACGTGGTGGCCACCATCGAACGACTTTTCTCAAAAAACCTTTTGCGATCAAGTCGTAAAAGCCGTCGCGAGGCCACGGGCGGTCGACCGATCGAGGTCTACGACCTGATTGAGCGCGACACCCACCTGGTGGTGGCCGGTTACAGCGACGAGCACCGAGCCAGGGTTATCGACCGCTGGCAGGAGCTGGAAGCAAAAGCAGCCCCGTCCGCTCCCGCCGACCTCAGCAAGCTGGAAATCCTCCAGATGGCCTTGGAGTCGGAGAAAGCCCGCGTTCTGCTCACTGTCCAGGTCGAGGCCCAGGCCAAGAAGATCGGCCACCTGGAGAACCTGTTCAAGGAAGGCATGAGCCACGTCCAGTTCTGCAAGGGCCTCAATGGGGTCAACGTGATGCAGGTCGGTCACTTCCTTGAGGGTCGCAACTGGCTCTACAACGAGAGCAAGTCGGGCACCCGCTACCGCGTCGCCGCCTACGCCCGCGACAAGTACATGACCGAACACCAGCAGGAGATCACCCCGCACGGGAAAGAGGCGTTCATCAGCTACACACCGATCCTCCTGCGCAAGGGCGCCGTGCGCCTGTACGAGCTGTACCTGGCCGGCGAGCTGCCCATGAAGAAGAACTGGGACGGCCTGCACACCCACGACAAGGCAGTGCGAGGTGCAGCATGA
- a CDS encoding HNH endonuclease, which produces MSKSISPFKRVKVYAKTNGHCAYCGDNLCEEDFHIDHVFPKSLGGSNDLGNLMPSCHSCNASKGTKTLEHYRMYLTAKKVTGVAIFGHSQLMYLKDAGAFPVLGFDKEHRFHFEVMA; this is translated from the coding sequence ATGAGCAAATCCATCTCTCCATTCAAGCGCGTCAAGGTGTACGCCAAAACCAACGGGCACTGCGCTTACTGCGGCGACAACCTGTGCGAAGAAGATTTCCACATCGACCACGTATTCCCTAAGTCATTGGGAGGCTCGAACGATCTCGGCAACCTCATGCCGTCCTGTCACTCATGCAACGCTTCCAAGGGCACGAAGACGCTCGAGCACTACCGCATGTACCTCACCGCCAAGAAAGTCACTGGCGTGGCGATTTTCGGCCATTCCCAGCTGATGTACCTGAAGGATGCCGGTGCATTCCCGGTGCTTGGCTTCGACAAGGAGCACAGATTCCACTTCGAGGTGATGGCATGA